The following coding sequences lie in one Burkholderia cepacia genomic window:
- a CDS encoding glutathione S-transferase family protein, translating to MKLYYWPKTRAFRALWMLEEIGVVYELVPIDLRSHEQGSDAFVQVNPMAKLPALDDGSAPFAESGAVLLYLADCCPGAGLGIAPDDPLRGRFLQWMFFTPTCLEPAMAEKFTGASGNPVAFGWGNITRVQRALAQALAHNPWLVGDRFTAADLLLASTLKIAFDAHLLPHEGVLGDYVARAEDRDAFRRAVAIEQREAARLLHA from the coding sequence ATGAAGCTCTACTACTGGCCGAAGACCCGGGCATTCCGGGCGTTGTGGATGCTCGAGGAAATCGGCGTGGTGTACGAACTCGTGCCGATCGACCTGCGCTCGCACGAACAGGGCAGCGACGCATTCGTGCAGGTCAATCCGATGGCCAAGCTACCCGCGCTCGACGACGGCAGCGCGCCGTTCGCCGAATCGGGCGCCGTGCTGCTCTACCTCGCCGACTGCTGCCCGGGCGCCGGGCTCGGCATCGCGCCCGACGATCCGCTGCGCGGCCGTTTCCTCCAGTGGATGTTCTTCACGCCTACCTGCCTCGAACCGGCGATGGCCGAGAAATTCACCGGCGCGTCGGGCAATCCGGTCGCATTCGGCTGGGGCAACATCACGCGCGTGCAGCGCGCACTCGCGCAAGCGCTCGCCCACAACCCGTGGCTCGTCGGCGACCGTTTCACCGCAGCCGACCTGCTGCTCGCCAGCACGTTGAAGATCGCGTTCGACGCACATTTGCTGCCGCACGAAGGCGTGCTCGGCGACTACGTCGCACGCGCCGAGGATCGCGACGCGTTCCGTCGCGCCGTTGCGATCGAACAACGTGAAGCCGCGCGATTGCTGCACGCGTGA
- the dapA gene encoding 4-hydroxy-tetrahydrodipicolinate synthase, translating into MNTRFEGIWLPIITPFQHGEVDHAALARLARHYAGAGIAGFVAGATTGEGVLLDAREQDAVFATLRDAAPGLPIVVGLTASATHFAAARARELAASRPDGLLVTPPVYVRPTQDGIRRHVEAIVEAADLPVLVYNIPYRTGVNVELDTLQALARDSRVAGIKECGGTLDRMSRLVHDTPLAILSGDDNQNFAAMCAGAHGAIASSAHVLPEWHVRIHALLRDGRLADARRLSVVLQPLVAALFAEPNPAPVKAVLAEQGWCEDGLRLPFVPASDGLRERLATICVALEAIEPDVAVA; encoded by the coding sequence ATGAACACACGTTTCGAAGGTATCTGGCTGCCGATCATTACGCCGTTCCAGCACGGCGAAGTCGACCATGCGGCGCTCGCGCGGCTTGCGCGTCACTATGCGGGCGCAGGGATCGCGGGCTTCGTCGCGGGCGCGACGACCGGTGAAGGCGTATTGCTCGATGCACGCGAACAGGATGCGGTGTTCGCGACGCTGCGCGACGCAGCGCCCGGGCTGCCGATCGTTGTCGGGCTGACCGCGAGCGCGACGCATTTCGCGGCCGCGCGTGCGCGCGAACTCGCGGCATCGCGGCCGGACGGGCTGCTCGTCACGCCGCCCGTGTACGTGCGACCCACGCAGGACGGTATCCGCCGCCATGTCGAGGCGATCGTCGAGGCGGCCGACCTGCCGGTGCTCGTCTACAACATCCCGTACCGCACGGGCGTGAACGTCGAACTGGACACGCTGCAGGCGCTCGCGCGCGACTCGCGCGTTGCCGGCATCAAGGAATGCGGCGGCACGCTCGACCGGATGAGCCGGCTCGTGCACGACACGCCGCTCGCGATCCTGTCCGGCGACGACAACCAGAACTTCGCGGCGATGTGCGCCGGTGCGCACGGCGCGATCGCAAGCAGCGCGCACGTGCTGCCCGAATGGCATGTGCGCATCCATGCGCTGCTGCGCGACGGACGGCTCGCCGACGCGCGGCGCCTGTCGGTCGTGCTGCAACCACTTGTGGCGGCGCTGTTCGCGGAGCCGAACCCGGCGCCGGTGAAGGCCGTGCTCGCCGAGCAAGGGTGGTGCGAGGACGGGTTGCGGCTACCGTTCGTGCCGGCGAGTGACGGGTTGCGGGAGCGGCTGGCAACGATCTGTGTGGCGCTCGAAGCAATCGAGCCGGACGTCGCAGTGGCGTAA
- a CDS encoding type II toxin-antitoxin system VapC family toxin, whose product MRLLLDTHIFLWIVTNDPRLSTRARRLISAADERFVSSASIWEAAIKAGLGKLDIDVGKLIRAIGASGIRELPVRAVHGAAVRDLPHHHRDPFDRLLVAQARLEPLQLVTADTLLARYGLSLVLTV is encoded by the coding sequence ATGCGACTGTTGCTCGATACGCACATCTTCTTGTGGATCGTGACCAATGACCCCAGACTCAGCACACGGGCGCGCAGGCTGATCTCGGCTGCCGACGAGCGTTTCGTCAGCAGCGCGAGTATCTGGGAGGCCGCCATCAAGGCCGGCCTGGGGAAGCTCGATATCGACGTGGGCAAGCTGATCCGGGCAATCGGAGCAAGCGGGATTCGTGAGCTGCCGGTTCGGGCCGTGCATGGAGCTGCGGTGCGTGATTTGCCTCACCACCATCGCGATCCGTTCGATCGACTGCTGGTCGCGCAGGCCCGGCTCGAGCCGCTTCAGCTCGTGACGGCCGATACCCTTCTTGCACGGTACGGCCTCTCTCTCGTTCTGACAGTCTGA
- a CDS encoding sulfate ABC transporter substrate-binding protein: MASIKGIGRWLHTGAAAALVVAATAAHADTSILNVSYDVTRELYKDINTSFAAAYKQKTGETVTIKQSHGASSAQALSVLQGLQADVVTMNQPNDIDLLAERGQLLSKDWRTRFADNSSPYSTTMVFLVRKGNPKAIKDWSDLAKPGVQVIIANPKTSGNGRYAYLAAWGFQKQKGATDQQALDFEKAIFRNVPVLDSGGRGATTTFTQRGIGDVLVTFENEVALMDTGASGAQFDAVYPSASILAEPPVAVVDKVVDKKGTRKIAQAYLDYLYTPEAQEIIAQHHLRPRDANVLKKHAAEFKALKTFSVEQVFGSWANAQKTHFADGGTFDQVIVDRK, translated from the coding sequence ATGGCAAGCATCAAGGGGATCGGCCGCTGGCTGCACACGGGCGCGGCGGCGGCGCTGGTCGTGGCGGCGACGGCTGCGCACGCGGATACGTCGATCCTGAACGTGTCGTACGACGTGACGCGCGAGCTGTACAAGGACATCAACACGAGCTTCGCCGCTGCGTACAAGCAGAAGACCGGCGAGACCGTCACGATCAAACAGTCGCACGGCGCGTCGAGCGCGCAGGCGCTGTCGGTGCTGCAGGGCCTGCAGGCCGACGTCGTCACGATGAATCAGCCGAACGACATCGACCTGCTCGCCGAGCGCGGCCAGCTGCTGTCGAAGGACTGGCGCACACGCTTCGCGGACAACAGCTCGCCGTACTCGACCACGATGGTGTTCCTCGTGCGCAAGGGCAATCCGAAGGCGATCAAGGACTGGAGCGATCTCGCGAAGCCGGGTGTCCAGGTGATCATCGCGAACCCGAAGACGTCGGGTAACGGTCGTTATGCGTATCTCGCCGCGTGGGGCTTCCAGAAGCAGAAGGGCGCGACCGACCAGCAGGCGCTCGACTTCGAGAAGGCGATCTTCCGCAACGTACCGGTGCTCGACTCGGGCGGTCGCGGTGCGACGACGACGTTCACGCAGCGCGGCATCGGCGACGTGCTCGTCACGTTCGAGAACGAAGTCGCGCTGATGGACACCGGCGCATCGGGCGCACAGTTCGACGCCGTGTATCCGTCGGCGAGCATCCTGGCGGAGCCGCCCGTCGCCGTCGTCGACAAGGTCGTCGACAAGAAGGGCACGCGCAAGATCGCGCAGGCCTATCTCGACTACCTGTACACGCCGGAAGCGCAAGAGATCATCGCGCAACACCACCTGCGCCCGCGCGATGCGAACGTCCTGAAAAAGCATGCGGCCGAGTTCAAGGCGCTGAAGACGTTCAGCGTCGAGCAGGTTTTCGGCAGCTGGGCGAACGCGCAGAAGACCCATTTCGCCGACGGCGGCACGTTCGACCAGGTGATCGTCGATCGGAAGTGA
- a CDS encoding ion channel gives MNVDSSSPAPRGRGRKIWSGTRPVIAYGMPPLGWRDFYHRALTVSWPVFFLSLAVLFLLLNGGFATLYMLGNTPIANQSPAGFGGAFFFSVETLATVGYGDMHPQTIYAHLVATFEIFVGMSSIALATGLVFARFSRPQAKILFARNAIIRPLNGRMTLMVRAANARQNVIAEAQAKLRLMRVEGTHEGYSLRKIHDLALVRSEHPIFLLGWNLMHVIDESSALFGETPESLAARDASLLITIEGSDETTAQVMQARHSWAHGEIRWRHRYVDLMHDEDGITHIDYTHFHEVVPIDVDTDERGSPGVVVEAGASAQGPGAPA, from the coding sequence ATGAACGTCGATTCGTCCTCCCCAGCCCCCCGCGGCCGTGGCCGCAAGATCTGGTCGGGCACCCGCCCGGTGATCGCGTACGGGATGCCGCCGCTCGGCTGGCGCGATTTCTACCATCGCGCGCTGACGGTGAGCTGGCCCGTATTCTTCCTGTCGCTCGCGGTGCTGTTCCTGCTGCTCAACGGCGGCTTCGCGACGCTCTACATGCTCGGCAATACGCCGATCGCGAACCAGTCGCCGGCCGGCTTCGGCGGCGCGTTCTTCTTCAGCGTCGAGACGCTCGCGACCGTCGGCTACGGCGACATGCATCCGCAGACCATTTATGCGCACCTCGTCGCGACGTTCGAGATCTTCGTCGGGATGTCGAGCATCGCATTGGCCACGGGGCTCGTGTTCGCGCGCTTTTCGCGGCCGCAGGCGAAGATCCTGTTCGCGCGCAACGCGATCATACGGCCGCTGAACGGCCGGATGACGCTGATGGTGCGCGCCGCGAATGCGCGCCAGAACGTGATTGCCGAGGCGCAGGCGAAGTTGCGGCTGATGCGCGTCGAAGGCACGCACGAGGGTTACTCGTTGCGCAAGATCCATGACCTGGCGCTCGTGCGCAGCGAGCACCCGATCTTCCTGCTCGGCTGGAACCTGATGCACGTGATCGACGAATCGAGCGCGCTGTTCGGCGAGACGCCCGAATCGCTCGCCGCGCGCGACGCATCGTTGCTGATCACGATCGAGGGCTCGGACGAAACGACCGCGCAGGTCATGCAGGCGCGTCACTCATGGGCGCATGGCGAGATCCGCTGGCGTCACCGCTATGTCGACCTGATGCACGACGAAGACGGCATCACGCACATCGACTACACGCATTTTCACGAAGTCGTGCCGATCGACGTCGACACCGACGAGCGCGGCTCGCCGGGCGTGGTGGTCGAGGCGGGCGCGTCGGCGCAGGGGCCGGGCGCACCGGCGTGA
- a CDS encoding DapH/DapD/GlmU-related protein — translation MANDDRTTIIPRRTPESAAMVAEVRRAMAITARLNRLTFDDAAEVRALFGELIGTQVDDGFVLIPPFHATGGTGMKLGRNVFVNQNCTFYDLGGLEIGDDVMIGPNVSLITSGHPVEPSRRRDCVVAKPIVIERNVWIGAGATIIGGVTVGENSVVAAAAVVTRDVPPNTLVGGNPATVIRSIAE, via the coding sequence ATGGCAAACGACGATCGCACCACGATCATTCCGCGAAGAACGCCCGAATCGGCGGCCATGGTGGCCGAGGTCAGGCGAGCGATGGCGATCACCGCGCGGCTCAACCGTCTGACGTTCGACGATGCAGCGGAAGTGCGCGCATTGTTTGGCGAGCTGATCGGCACGCAGGTGGACGACGGCTTCGTGCTGATCCCACCGTTTCATGCCACGGGCGGCACCGGCATGAAGCTCGGGCGCAACGTGTTCGTCAACCAGAACTGCACGTTCTACGATCTGGGCGGGCTCGAGATCGGCGACGACGTGATGATCGGCCCGAACGTCAGCCTGATCACGTCCGGTCATCCGGTCGAGCCTTCGCGGCGGCGCGACTGCGTCGTCGCGAAGCCGATCGTGATCGAACGGAATGTGTGGATCGGCGCGGGCGCGACGATCATCGGCGGCGTGACGGTCGGCGAGAATTCGGTCGTCGCGGCCGCTGCGGTCGTCACGCGCGACGTTCCGCCGAATACGCTGGTCGGCGGTAATCCTGCGACGGTCATCCGGTCGATTGCGGAATAG